The region TTGGTAAATGCCGGAAACACATAAAATAACGCCATCATTCCCAGATAACTGCTGCCCAATGCCACAATCCCCTCATTTCCCGCCGTTACAAACAGCCCCATAAGCGGCCTTCTGAACAATGTAATGGTTATGCAGATGAACACCCAGTAACATGCTTCCAGCATGAGCCCTCTCCTAAATCCCTTTCGGATGCGCTCCTTCCTGCCCGCCCCTCTGTTCTGCGCCACAAATGTGGTAATTCCATGTGAAATGCTCTGCTCAGGCGTAAACGCAAAATCATCAATTCGGTTAACCGCGTTGAACGCCGCAATCATATCCACGCCCAACGGATTGACAGCGCCCTGAATCAACAGCTTTCCGATGGGCTGGCAGGACTGCTGCAATGCCGTAATGCTGCCGTAACGCAGTGTCTGCCTGAGAAGCTGTCTGTCCATGTTAAACTCTCCATGCCTTAACTGCAGCATGGGAATTTTTCTGTATACATACGTTATGCATAGAAAGGCCGAAGCCGCCTCCGCCACCACCGTGGTAACAGCAGAACATACAATGCCGAATCCCATCCCCCCAATAAAAATCAAATCCAAAACCGCATTTAATATGGAAGAAAAAGCTAAAAACTTGAGCGGCGTTTTAGAATCCCCCACACTCTTAAGGGCAGCCGATACTGCATTATAAAAATAAGTGAACGGCGCGCCCAGAAAAATGATGGACAGGTAAGAAGCCGCCTTGCCCAGTATCTCATCCGGCACTCCCAGCACTCCGAGAAGAGGTTTTGAGAAAAATCCTCCAAGTATGGCTATTAACACTGAAAAATAGCAGCCAAATATGACTGTGGTGGACATTTCCCGTTTCAGCTTTTCTTTCTGGCCGGCTCCATAAAACTCGCTCATCAGTACGGACGCCCCCATACAGATGCCCGATATTCCGAGTATGACAATATTCATCACCGGACTTGCCGTACCTTCCGCTGCCAGCGCCTCCTTTCCAATGAATCTGCCGGCTATGATGGAGTCCACCGCATTGTAGGTGAGCTGGAACATATTGCCCAGAATCAGGGGAATGGAATAATCCACCAGATGTTTTGTGATTCCGCCTTCCGTCATGTTAACTGCCGCCATATGGTTCTCCTTCTGTCCCTCATTTTATATATAAATACCTTTATCCAAGGAAAAGGCCCGGCAGGACCTTCTGAATCCTTTCAACCTTCTGCCGGGCCTGATTCCATGTAGAATGGAATGTGAATGGTATTCTGTTAATAACTGCGCAGCTTATCTTCATCCTCTTCCGTGGTCTTATCAATGGATCGAATCTCCACATCATATCCAAAACGGTCATCCACCTTTACATAGACCTTATCCCCTGCCTTGCGGCCCCTTATGGCCTTTCCCAGAGGCGAGTCAATACTGATTAATCCCTGAAGTGAATTACCTCTGACAGTGGTTACAAGTTTATACCGTTCCGTCTCATCATCATCGGGAATATAGACCTCTACCGTATCTCCCAGGCCAACTTCCCCCTCCCTGGAGTTATCAGATATAATTCTGGCGGTTTTTATCATTTTCTCCAGATAACGAATCCTGCTCTCATTCCTGTTCTTATCCTGCTTGGCTGCCTTATATTCAAAATTCTCACTTAAATCCCCATGGGCCCTGGCTTCCTTCACCGCCTCCAGAGCTTCCTTGCGGACCACTAATTTACGGTATTCTATTTCTTCCTGCATTTTCTTTATATCACTGGCTGTCAGATTATCATACATTATATTGTTCCCTGTCCTTTCTTTTCCCGAATTCCCGTCTGTGCCTTCATACAGCCGTTCTACGGATATATCCGAAGCTGTCCGCCGGCACTTAAGTCATACACTTTTCCGGGAGCCAGATTTCCATAATCCACATGGGCAATATATGGATTGGCCTTATTATAGTAAGCGGCAAAAATACGCTCTACGTCCTGATTTGCCGTGGTCTTAAAACACCGGTCCGCCAGGGTCTGAGGCATCAGACCGGTCACGGACAGATCCACCTTATACCAGCTGCCTCCCGCTTCCACGTAAACAAACATATGGTCCTTATCATTGTCATCCGGTGCACAGAAGCAATTAAGGCCCATGGCCCTGGTTAACATCTGATATGCCACGGAAATGCCCTCGCAGACCGCTTTATGATTTACCAGGCAGCCATAGGCAGTAAATGAGGGATCCCCAGAGGTATCCTCTCCGTTAACGAACCTGGAATACAATCCCTTATCATAAGTACAGCTGGAAGCAATGAAAAGAGCCGCATGCTTTGCCCGTTCCAGTTCGCTGGCGTCCCTCCAACGGTAACTGTTCAGATAATCCCGGACCACCAGGGCCAGGGCATTGCGCTGCTGCTTGTAGGTATCGCTTCCCACATTGTCCTGATACAGAGCCACCTGGCCAAGCACCAGAAGGCTGTCGCCATCCACAGCCATTTCCCCGGTTCCTATCTGATCGCTTTCTCCGTACAATGCCTTGCACAGGTCGTCGGAAAGCCCAAAATAATTATACAGCCCATAATTATAATCCTGACGCAGGCGTCTTTCCATCACCGGTTCACCTTTTGCATTCCATCCCATGATTACATCCACATACTGAAGCCCGGCCTGGTCCATATAATCCTTCAGGGGGTAGTTGGCATCATAGGACGCTTCCCATCCTCCAACCGTCCACGCCCCGTCCGCTCCCACCTGGGACCAGGCTCCCGCATAGACAGTAGCGGATAATAAAAGGGCTGCCGCAGATGCCGCTGCCAGCAACCTTACCACGGACCGGCCTATGTTTGATTGTTTCATATCGGATTGCTTCATATCCGATTGCTTCATATCCGATTGCTTCATGTCTGTCTCTCCCCCGCCGAATCGTCCTACCATAATCCTGTCTCCTGCTTTTATAAATTGTTTATTTTCCCTTTAGTTTCTTTATTGATTCTTTAGCGTGTGCTCAAACTTTGGCCATATTTTCCCTGTATAGTAATACTTGTAAGGCGATAGACCTTTTACTATACAGGAAAACACTTTTTCATACCTATGACCGGCAGCTCCCCTTCTGCCGGTCCCCTCCAAATGAAAGATAAGTTTACCGATTCAGGTAAACTTATTTTTTTATGCGCATATGCTATATAAAAATCATTTTTACAGGAGACACCATATGACCAACCAATCCGTCACTCCTGCTGACATCTTTGCCGATTTGCTGCGCTTTCGGGCCCCTGCCGCCATTGCCTGGGTCAGAGGCGGAAGTGCCGCGCCCAACCTAAGCGGCCTGGTAAAATTCTACCAGACTCCTTACGGTGGCGTACTGGTGGAAGCCGAAATCTTCAATCTGCCAAACAAACAGGCACCCGGCTCCACAGACTTTTATGCTATGCACATCCACCAGAACGGTGACTGTTCTGATGACTTCGCCAAAACAGGGGACCACTACAATCCATCCGGCAAGCCTCATCCGGACCATGCAGGCGACCTGCTTCCCCTTCTTGGAAACGAAGGTTATGCCTGGCTTTCCTTCTATGACAAGCGCTTCTCCACAGACGACATTATCGGCAGATCTGTAGTCATTCACAGCCATGCCGACGACTTTACATCCCAACCCGCCGGAAACTCCGGAACAAAAATCGGATGCGGTGTCATTGAAAAAGCGGATTATCTAAAAGTATAGCACAATGGCAGGAAAATATCATCCCTACAGTTTTCACAAAAATACCCAGGAAATGCAGCAGAACAAATTACAGACAGAAAGTACCGGATACCGCCATTAATACGTGCGGAATCCGGCACCTTCCATAATATCCAGATCCCGGAACACAGCTGCCGCCGCTGCCTCGTATTCTTCCAATCTCTGTGATTTCTTTATTCTCTTAATGTATTTCCCATTGTCGGAAAAAATCTGAATCATACAGGTCCACAGCTCCTTCATCTTAAACAGGACATTTCTGTCCCCGGACATGATTGTCCGGTAGCCTTCGTATATCATCTGGTGGAATTGCCTTAAGGTTTCTTTGCCGGTTCCCGCCCCACCGGAATCTGCCCCTGCCGCAATTCTGTCCAGCAGTCCGGGATTGGATATGATTCCACGACCCAGCATGACTCTATCCAATTCCGGATAATCTCCGCATAATGTCTCGTAGCCAGATACAGTAAATATATCCCCATTATAACACACCGGAGCCCGGCTGCCGTCAAACCCGCTGCCAAATGCCGGCATGTTCGGGGTGTTTTTATAGTAATCCGTGCGGACTCTGGGATGGAGAATTAATTCCTTCAGCGGATAGCGGTTGTAGATTTCTAAAAGGCCCGTGAATTCATCCGGCGATACCAACCCCAGCCTCGTTTTAACAGACAGTTCCATACCCATCCCTTCCATCTTCCCGCATACCTCGTCCAGAAACCGGTCCAGGCTGTCCGGCAGCCCCAGGAAACCGGCTCCTTTATACTTGGACACCACGGTACCGGATGGGCAGCCCAGATTCAGGTTTATCTCAGAATATCCGTATTCCTGTAATTCCTTTGCCGTTCGTATAAAATCCTCTGCCTGGTTTGTGAGTATCTGAGGGACTACGTACATGCCCTGGTTGTGTTCTGGCAGAATGTCGTTTAACTCCCGGAAGCTTAGACTGCTGTTGGCCTTTGGGGACAGGAAGGGAGTGAAGTACTTGTCCATGGGATGATAGCAGGCGTGGTACGCGTTGCGGTATATATAGCCGGTGAGGCCCTCCATGGGCGCCATGTAATATTTCATTTTCATATCAGATATCACTCAATCCTCAAAAAATCACTGCCCTTTAAGTCAATATCATTGGGCACCCTCACCTTACACCTTGATATCATCCTTAAATTCTGTAATATTTTATTGATTTCTGCTGTCATTATATCCCCATCCTCCTCCCGCAGGCATTTAATAATTGCATTCAGACTTCCCCTGTAACTCCTTTCTAATTCTATGGCATTATCTGTCAGCCATCGTGAAAATGGATGGCTGGCATTGATTATATTTCGGCCTATGCTGTTTTCTTCCGTCAAAATGCGGCTGTCCGCCTCATCTGATTCCGCAAATAACAGAGGAGGAAATACAAGTTCGCTTTCCGTGAATCCATCTTCCCTCAACCCTATGGCGTACAAAGACATACTGCATCCGTTACTGCTCATTTTACACTTCAGTCTGCAATTCTTTTGGACCAATGCCCGAACTATGTTTTCATCCGGTCTGTTTTCAATTTCAAAAGAATTACTGTGAGACAGTGAACCTGTGTTTAAGCATATGCCATTATCTTCATCGTTCTCCTTAAGCATGGTCTTTAATTTTTCAATTGTCAGATTTATCCCGCACAGATAAACCGATTCCGCCGCCTTGGAAAACTCAGCATTATTCAATAATATCAAATACTCACTTAAAGGACAGTTATCATAATATCCTATCTGTCCATAATCCAGTTCTGTTCCCGGAAGCCGGCGTTCCAATACAGACAGGTATCCCATGGTCTCCACGGAAAAGTGCTTAACACGTTCCCTGCTCATATTCAACATCGGTTTAAACCTTCCCTGTAAAAGTACGATTGTATAATTAACCCATTGTCTCAACCAGCTGTAGTCTGACCAATTCCAGTTAACTTTAATTCCGTTATAGGCTGTGACGGACACCCCGTTTATGCCCCTTTCCCTGCCCTCCATATAGTGATACATATATTTTTCAGCTAACCTTTTCAGCTGAGGATTTCTCTCCAGGGGAACCGAAATGTTTACTGTGCTGCGATTTGAAAGTTCTGTCCTCTCTAACCCATTATATATCTCCAGCCCTCTGTTTACTATTTCCTCCAGTTCATCTGATGCAACATCCCCGTCATTGCCGTTCAATTCCTGCAGCAGCTGTTCTTTGCTGTATTTCTTCGTCTGAAGCATTTCTCCGCATTGTCTGTGGATATGGCTTATATCTTTATATTTCTGAAACATTTCTTTTACAACTGACTCAAGGCCGCCTACATTCAAGCCGCTGTCACTGACACCATCCCAGTGCATTTCATATGACATAAGTATATGCAGCATTTTATTCTCAAAACTTATCTCCTGGTTCAGAGAACGTCCCACCCGGATATCTCCTATCCTGAAATCCAGGTCATGCGCAAGCTCTCCATCAACCGTAATCAGAAAGGTGCCGCCCCTTATAGAAGGAACAGGTACATAGTCCTGAATATTCCTGCATTCCAGGACAATTTCCGGCCTTTTAACCCAGCATATCTCTTTGAAACTCCGGCTTATATAATCTATCTCCTCATCTGTAAACGGAATCCGAATCACCTGGTTTGCTTTTATGTCCTCAATCAGTTCCTCCGCCATAGGAAAATAAATCGTCTCATAGCTGTCCTTATACACAATGGGCACGTCCGGGAAAAGCACATAATCCTTCACGATGTTCTTTACGCTGCCGCTATTCCCGTGACGAAATAAATTCATCCTAACCGCAATGGATGTTCCCGGTGTCTGACGGAACGGCTCCCGCCCGGATTCATCCATGGATGGCATCATTTCCCCGGTATCTCCATTTTCCTCATCTGCAAGGCTATAATACCCGCTGGTGCCAATCATACCGAAACGGATTCCGTGGCCCTCCTTATAGTGTCTTGTG is a window of Enterocloster clostridioformis DNA encoding:
- a CDS encoding ATP-binding protein — translated: MKYKDTLLWKKLEGNISVKNQHAMESLCDAAITMLKTVRDTFPTYTLHDEVHVVNVIHAIENLLGEEGIGKLTEGETELLLLAACYHDIGMCYSKQEKQSELNSIRFKRYLEQHPSADVLMFENEGEIPAKIQVDFFRSIHHERIAKILKDSLDVSNVRRDRLIKVCQSHGENIERVKEIPYDNFNEIDYCFCAVLLRLGDILDFDVTRSPEILYEYQKIEDAQDRQSVIEWRKHQSSLGFRYPKQASRDALAFRAVSNSMQTEHFIHMFLDYIDLELRNCSEVISNNCSDRWRNLALPIQIDRSGIESNGYRTGEYHLTMDSERVLELLVGNDLYTHSAVFIRELLQNSLDAIGTRRMLDRNYGFDSWMKEKPSVVITTWMDPDGNDWLRVDDNGIGMTEKIILDYFLKVGRSYYTSPEFYQGYYRNKDYYDYKPISQFGIGILSCFLCGDRIEVSTRHYKEGHGIRFGMIGTSGYYSLADEENGDTGEMMPSMDESGREPFRQTPGTSIAVRMNLFRHGNSGSVKNIVKDYVLFPDVPIVYKDSYETIYFPMAEELIEDIKANQVIRIPFTDEEIDYISRSFKEICWVKRPEIVLECRNIQDYVPVPSIRGGTFLITVDGELAHDLDFRIGDIRVGRSLNQEISFENKMLHILMSYEMHWDGVSDSGLNVGGLESVVKEMFQKYKDISHIHRQCGEMLQTKKYSKEQLLQELNGNDGDVASDELEEIVNRGLEIYNGLERTELSNRSTVNISVPLERNPQLKRLAEKYMYHYMEGRERGINGVSVTAYNGIKVNWNWSDYSWLRQWVNYTIVLLQGRFKPMLNMSRERVKHFSVETMGYLSVLERRLPGTELDYGQIGYYDNCPLSEYLILLNNAEFSKAAESVYLCGINLTIEKLKTMLKENDEDNGICLNTGSLSHSNSFEIENRPDENIVRALVQKNCRLKCKMSSNGCSMSLYAIGLREDGFTESELVFPPLLFAESDEADSRILTEENSIGRNIINASHPFSRWLTDNAIELERSYRGSLNAIIKCLREEDGDIMTAEINKILQNLRMISRCKVRVPNDIDLKGSDFLRIE
- a CDS encoding tRNA-dihydrouridine synthase family protein; translated protein: MKMKYYMAPMEGLTGYIYRNAYHACYHPMDKYFTPFLSPKANSSLSFRELNDILPEHNQGMYVVPQILTNQAEDFIRTAKELQEYGYSEINLNLGCPSGTVVSKYKGAGFLGLPDSLDRFLDEVCGKMEGMGMELSVKTRLGLVSPDEFTGLLEIYNRYPLKELILHPRVRTDYYKNTPNMPAFGSGFDGSRAPVCYNGDIFTVSGYETLCGDYPELDRVMLGRGIISNPGLLDRIAAGADSGGAGTGKETLRQFHQMIYEGYRTIMSGDRNVLFKMKELWTCMIQIFSDNGKYIKRIKKSQRLEEYEAAAAAVFRDLDIMEGAGFRTY
- a CDS encoding superoxide dismutase family protein translates to MTNQSVTPADIFADLLRFRAPAAIAWVRGGSAAPNLSGLVKFYQTPYGGVLVEAEIFNLPNKQAPGSTDFYAMHIHQNGDCSDDFAKTGDHYNPSGKPHPDHAGDLLPLLGNEGYAWLSFYDKRFSTDDIIGRSVVIHSHADDFTSQPAGNSGTKIGCGVIEKADYLKV
- a CDS encoding MATE family efflux transporter: MAAVNMTEGGITKHLVDYSIPLILGNMFQLTYNAVDSIIAGRFIGKEALAAEGTASPVMNIVILGISGICMGASVLMSEFYGAGQKEKLKREMSTTVIFGCYFSVLIAILGGFFSKPLLGVLGVPDEILGKAASYLSIIFLGAPFTYFYNAVSAALKSVGDSKTPLKFLAFSSILNAVLDLIFIGGMGFGIVCSAVTTVVAEAASAFLCITYVYRKIPMLQLRHGEFNMDRQLLRQTLRYGSITALQQSCQPIGKLLIQGAVNPLGVDMIAAFNAVNRIDDFAFTPEQSISHGITTFVAQNRGAGRKERIRKGFRRGLMLEACYWVFICITITLFRRPLMGLFVTAGNEGIVALGSSYLGMMALFYVFPAFTNGIQGFFRGMGKMSVTLLGTFVQTSLRVVFVYLLTPGIGLPGVAYACAIGWSVMLLVEVPYYFWSMKDK
- the greA gene encoding transcription elongation factor GreA, whose translation is MYDNLTASDIKKMQEEIEYRKLVVRKEALEAVKEARAHGDLSENFEYKAAKQDKNRNESRIRYLEKMIKTARIISDNSREGEVGLGDTVEVYIPDDDETERYKLVTTVRGNSLQGLISIDSPLGKAIRGRKAGDKVYVKVDDRFGYDVEIRSIDKTTEEDEDKLRSY